One Mesomycoplasma molare genomic window carries:
- the ffh gene encoding signal recognition particle protein: MLDFLGKRLQKAMEKANKKTVLKEEDLLEITREIKIALLDADVNLLVVKDFIKEVKEKAIGSEIIGKLNAGQQMIKIVNDELTRVLGGKTKEIKLQNNRTVFMMTGLQGSGKTTSTAKLTSYFLRKKLIKKPLMIAADIYRPAAIEQLKVLGKQLNIDVYFENDSKVEDIVKNGMEKARTEFYDFVIIDTAGRLSIDEVLMQELVNVKQIARPDEILFVADALSGQDIINVATTFNEYLNLTSSIITKLDSDARGGAALSITKLLNIPIAFIGTGEKTNNFDLFHPDRMADRILGMGDVLSLIEKAEEVIDKDKAEKLGKRMFSGNFNLDDLLNSLHQMKKMGKFSKIIKLIPGLESKIDISQVEGVDEKIKLYEIIISSMTMEERKNPKLLKINSRKERIIKGSGRTAQEYNKLINEFDSLSKKMKEISKNGMGGFANLFNK; the protein is encoded by the coding sequence ATGTTAGATTTTTTAGGTAAAAGATTGCAAAAAGCAATGGAAAAAGCGAATAAAAAAACAGTTTTAAAAGAGGAAGACTTACTAGAAATAACAAGAGAAATTAAAATTGCTTTATTAGATGCTGACGTAAATTTACTTGTTGTTAAAGATTTTATTAAAGAAGTAAAAGAAAAAGCGATTGGATCCGAAATAATTGGCAAATTAAACGCAGGACAACAAATGATAAAAATAGTTAATGATGAATTAACTAGAGTTTTAGGTGGTAAAACAAAAGAAATAAAGTTACAAAATAATAGAACAGTTTTTATGATGACAGGTTTACAAGGATCTGGTAAAACAACTTCAACAGCAAAACTTACTAGTTATTTTTTAAGAAAAAAATTAATTAAAAAACCTTTAATGATAGCTGCTGATATATACAGACCTGCAGCTATTGAACAATTAAAAGTTTTAGGTAAACAATTGAACATAGATGTTTATTTTGAAAATGATTCCAAAGTTGAAGATATTGTGAAAAATGGAATGGAAAAAGCTAGAACTGAATTTTATGATTTTGTTATTATTGATACTGCAGGACGTTTATCGATTGATGAAGTACTAATGCAAGAACTAGTTAATGTTAAACAAATCGCAAGACCAGATGAGATATTATTTGTAGCAGATGCTCTTTCTGGACAAGATATAATAAATGTAGCAACCACTTTTAATGAATATTTAAATTTAACTTCTTCTATTATTACTAAGTTAGATTCTGATGCAAGAGGTGGAGCCGCACTTTCTATAACTAAATTACTAAATATTCCTATAGCTTTTATTGGTACAGGTGAAAAAACTAACAATTTTGATTTATTTCACCCTGATAGAATGGCTGATAGAATACTAGGAATGGGTGATGTTTTATCTTTAATTGAAAAAGCAGAGGAAGTAATAGATAAAGATAAAGCTGAAAAATTAGGTAAAAGAATGTTTTCGGGTAATTTTAATTTAGACGATTTATTAAATTCATTACATCAGATGAAAAAAATGGGTAAATTTTCAAAAATAATAAAATTAATTCCAGGATTAGAAAGCAAAATAGATATATCTCAAGTTGAAGGAGTTGATGAAAAAATAAAACTTTATGAAATAATTATCTCTTCTATGACTATGGAAGAAAGAAAAAATCCTAAACTTTTAAAAATTAATTCTAGAAAAGAAAGAATAATTAAAGGTTCTGGTAGAACAGCACAAGAATACAATAAATTGATTAACGAATTCGATTCTTTATCTAAAAAAATGAAAGAAATATCCAAAAACGGAATGGGAGGATTTGCAAATTTATTTAACAAATAA
- the msrA gene encoding peptide-methionine (S)-S-oxide reductase MsrA: MKKEIFIAGGCFWGVEAYFSRVLGIEKAESFYINGGFEGVTYKEVCTTTKHAEAVKIIYEDSQISEEIIWNLYLNIVDPYSLNKQGNDIGTQYRVGIYSNDEELLDKYKKLNSQFVKKENKNNFLEFLPVYDQTKAEEYHQKYLEKNPLGYCHINLYSIPKELLKEEYKKNIN, from the coding sequence ATGAAAAAAGAAATTTTTATTGCTGGAGGTTGTTTTTGAGGTGTGGAAGCTTATTTTTCTAGAGTATTAGGTATAGAAAAAGCTGAATCTTTTTATATAAATGGAGGTTTTGAAGGCGTTACTTATAAAGAAGTGTGCACTACTACAAAACATGCAGAAGCAGTGAAAATCATATATGAAGATAGTCAAATTTCAGAAGAAATAATATGAAATCTTTATTTAAATATTGTGGATCCTTATTCTTTAAATAAACAAGGTAATGATATAGGAACCCAATATAGAGTTGGAATATATTCTAATGATGAAGAACTACTTGATAAGTACAAAAAATTAAACTCTCAATTTGTTAAAAAAGAAAATAAAAATAATTTTTTAGAATTTTTACCTGTATATGATCAAACTAAAGCTGAAGAATATCACCAAAAATATTTAGAAAAAAATCCTCTTGGATATTGTCATATTAATCTTTATAGTATACCTAAAGAATTATTAAAAGAAGAATATAAAAAAAACATCAACTAG
- a CDS encoding ribulose-phosphate 3-epimerase has translation MKKISPSLLSIEKEKRLDMTHTLLNMGIDWIHYDYMDAKFVENRAIEIKEIKEIKNNSQNHIMDIHIMAYEPKKIVEQVIGVVDYATVHYEVFKDQNELLDFVKEYQNKIKLGLSIKPNTDFLEVQNILKHFDLLLIMSVEPGKGGQTFIEHSLDKIKSARDFINKNNLDILIQVDGGINNFTASKCFNAGADVLVSGSYLTLEPSVQKLKNLLD, from the coding sequence ATGAAAAAAATTAGTCCATCATTATTAAGCATCGAAAAAGAAAAAAGGTTAGATATGACTCATACACTTTTAAATATGGGTATTGATTGAATTCATTATGATTACATGGATGCTAAATTTGTAGAAAATAGAGCTATTGAAATAAAAGAAATAAAAGAAATAAAAAATAATTCCCAAAATCATATTATGGATATTCATATAATGGCCTATGAGCCAAAAAAAATAGTTGAGCAAGTGATCGGTGTAGTTGATTATGCAACTGTTCATTATGAAGTTTTTAAAGATCAAAATGAATTATTGGATTTTGTAAAAGAATATCAAAATAAAATTAAATTAGGTTTATCAATAAAACCTAATACAGATTTTTTAGAAGTACAAAATATTTTAAAACATTTTGATTTATTACTAATAATGTCTGTAGAACCAGGAAAAGGCGGACAAACTTTTATTGAACATTCGCTAGATAAAATTAAATCAGCTAGAGATTTTATAAACAAAAATAATTTAGATATTTTGATACAAGTAGATGGTGGAATAAATAATTTCACAGCTTCTAAGTGTTTTAATGCAGGAGCTGATGTTTTAGTATCGGGTTCATATTTAACTTTAGAACCATCAGTCCAAAAACTTAAAAATTTACTTGATTAG
- the rpsL gene encoding 30S ribosomal protein S12 — protein MPTIAQLVSQGRVNKVRKTKAPALIVGYNSLQKKETKLPSPFKRGVCTRVATMTPKKPNSALRKYARVKLSNGMEVTAYIPGEGHNLQEHSVVLIRGGKVKDLPGVRYHIVRGTQDTAGVNKRNQARSKYGAKKPKK, from the coding sequence ATGCCTACAATAGCACAATTAGTTAGCCAAGGGCGTGTAAATAAAGTTAGAAAAACTAAAGCTCCTGCGCTAATCGTTGGTTACAACTCTTTACAAAAAAAAGAGACAAAATTGCCTTCTCCATTTAAACGTGGAGTATGTACAAGGGTAGCAACAATGACACCTAAAAAACCTAACTCAGCTTTAAGAAAATATGCAAGGGTTAAATTATCAAACGGAATGGAAGTAACAGCTTATATTCCAGGAGAGGGTCATAATTTACAAGAACACTCAGTAGTTTTAATTCGTGGAGGTAAAGTAAAAGACTTACCAGGGGTTAGATATCACATTGTTAGAGGTACACAAGATACAGCTGGAGTTAATAAGAGAAATCAAGCTAGATCAAAATATGGTGCCAAAAAACCTAAAAAATAA
- the fusA gene encoding elongation factor G: MARKFDLKDYRNIGIMAHIDAGKTTTTERILFHTGKIHKIGETHDGGSQMDWMEQEKERGITITSAATTAFWKDKRINIIDTPGHVDFTVEVERSLRVLDGAVAVLDAQSGVEPQTETVWRQATNYKVPRIVYVNKMDKAGADFEASIRSVKERLGGNAVAIQLNIGAESDYRGLIDLVEMKAFEYDGEKEENAKEIEIPAELLDKAKLMRNQLVEAVADFDEDVMMMALDGSEVDSETLRAAIRKATLTSEFFPVVCGTSFKNKGVKKMIDAVVDYLPSPLDVPAIKGYADDESVIEVPASDDFDFSALAFKIMNDPFVGTLTFFRVYSGVLQKGSYVYNSTKDKKERVGRILEMHANSREEIDEVRAGDIGAAVGLKDTITGDTLISEKAKRFVLERMVFPEPVISQALEPASKAATEKLSLGLQKLANEDPTFKTWTDEETGQTIIAGMGELHLDIIVDRLKREFGVEATVGAPQVSYRETITKSAEVEGKHIKQSGGKGQYGHVWIKFEPNPDGGFEFVDKIVGGKIPKEYIKSIQKGLEDKMAAGILAGYPMINIKATLFDGSYHDVDSSEMAYKIAASKALTKAKDAIGTVLLEPIMDVSVVVPADYSGDVMGDLSRRRGQVKEQETRSDGANIIRADVPLSEMFGYSTQLRSMTSGRGTYQMQFDHYEVTPKQIADVIIKKRAIKVDEE, translated from the coding sequence ATGGCAAGAAAATTCGACTTAAAAGATTATCGTAATATCGGTATAATGGCTCACATTGATGCAGGTAAAACTACTACCACAGAAAGAATCTTATTTCATACAGGAAAAATACATAAAATAGGTGAAACACACGATGGTGGTTCACAAATGGACTGAATGGAACAAGAAAAAGAAAGAGGTATCACTATAACCTCTGCTGCTACAACAGCGTTTTGAAAAGATAAAAGAATTAATATAATCGATACTCCAGGGCACGTTGACTTTACTGTTGAAGTTGAACGTTCACTAAGAGTTTTAGATGGAGCAGTTGCTGTTCTAGATGCTCAATCTGGTGTTGAACCACAAACAGAAACAGTTTGAAGACAAGCGACAAATTACAAAGTACCTAGAATTGTTTACGTAAACAAAATGGACAAAGCAGGAGCTGATTTTGAAGCTTCAATTCGTTCAGTTAAAGAAAGATTAGGTGGAAATGCGGTTGCTATCCAATTAAATATTGGAGCAGAATCTGATTATAGAGGACTAATCGATTTAGTTGAAATGAAAGCTTTCGAATACGATGGTGAAAAAGAAGAAAACGCAAAGGAAATTGAAATTCCTGCTGAATTATTAGATAAAGCTAAATTAATGAGAAATCAATTAGTAGAAGCTGTGGCAGATTTTGATGAAGATGTTATGATGATGGCTTTAGATGGATCTGAAGTAGATTCAGAAACATTAAGAGCAGCTATTAGAAAAGCAACTTTAACTTCAGAATTTTTCCCTGTAGTTTGTGGTACATCATTTAAAAATAAAGGTGTTAAAAAAATGATAGATGCAGTTGTGGACTATCTACCTTCACCATTAGATGTTCCAGCTATAAAAGGTTATGCAGATGATGAATCAGTTATTGAAGTTCCTGCTTCAGATGATTTTGATTTTTCAGCGTTAGCTTTTAAAATAATGAACGATCCATTTGTTGGTACATTAACATTTTTTAGGGTTTATTCAGGAGTTTTACAAAAAGGTTCCTATGTTTATAACTCTACCAAAGATAAAAAAGAAAGAGTTGGGCGTATTTTGGAAATGCACGCTAATTCAAGAGAAGAAATTGATGAAGTTAGAGCAGGAGATATTGGTGCAGCTGTTGGGTTAAAAGATACAATTACAGGAGATACTCTAATTTCAGAAAAAGCTAAACGTTTTGTTTTAGAAAGAATGGTTTTTCCAGAACCTGTTATTTCTCAAGCTTTAGAACCAGCTTCTAAAGCAGCTACTGAAAAATTATCTTTAGGTTTACAAAAATTAGCAAATGAAGATCCTACATTTAAAACATGAACAGATGAAGAAACAGGACAAACTATAATTGCAGGTATGGGTGAATTACATCTAGATATTATTGTTGATCGTTTAAAAAGAGAATTTGGTGTAGAAGCAACTGTTGGAGCTCCTCAAGTTTCATATCGTGAAACAATAACTAAATCTGCTGAAGTTGAAGGTAAACATATTAAACAATCTGGTGGTAAAGGACAATATGGTCATGTGTGAATTAAATTTGAACCAAATCCAGATGGTGGTTTTGAATTTGTTGATAAAATTGTTGGTGGTAAAATTCCAAAAGAGTATATAAAATCAATTCAAAAAGGTCTTGAAGATAAAATGGCAGCAGGTATATTAGCCGGATATCCTATGATTAATATTAAAGCTACATTATTTGATGGATCATACCATGATGTTGACTCCTCAGAAATGGCTTATAAAATTGCGGCATCAAAAGCATTAACAAAAGCTAAAGATGCTATAGGAACTGTTTTATTAGAACCAATTATGGATGTTTCTGTTGTTGTTCCAGCAGATTATTCTGGTGATGTAATGGGAGATTTATCACGTAGAAGAGGGCAAGTTAAAGAGCAAGAAACAAGAAGTGATGGAGCTAATATTATAAGAGCCGATGTTCCATTATCAGAAATGTTTGGTTACTCAACACAATTAAGATCTATGACTTCAGGTCGTGGAACATATCAAATGCAATTCGATCATTATGAAGTAACTCCAAAACAAATCGCTGATGTTATTATTAAAAAACGTGCTATTAAAGTTGATGAAGAATAG
- the gyrA gene encoding DNA gyrase subunit A, which translates to MFFDEEDKKDDLKKYLVEDEEIKTVFQKEEKKEEEDEEEIAPQDKEEYVVSSQLIESETSGIIPKAISDEMRNSFLEYAMSVIVSRALPDARDGLKPVHRRILYGMSELGITHSVAHKKSARIVGDVLGKYHPHGDSSVYDAMVRMAQDFSLRYPLIDGHGNFGSIDGDEAAAMRYTEARMSKIASLMVESIKKDTVDFIPNYDGSEVEPSILPSKIPNLLVSGVTGIAVGMATTIPPHNLGEVIDATIALAKNPDITINELMEYIKGPDFPTGAMILGKSGVLKAYETGRGSFILRSKVRIEEFKNGKSKIIVYEIPYEVKKPVLIEKIVQLIKEKKIEGISDIRDETSREGIRVVFDIKKGFIPEVVLNNLYKLTSLQISYSINMIALVKGEPKLLNLKQALEVYLEHQVDVFTRRLQFDLKKAEERVRILEGLKIAIENIDEVIQIIKTSKSDAEAQGKLADRFKLTQIQTKAIIEMRLSRLTGLAVEKLISEMDELYQKIKELKEILDSKNKLIELIIKELNEVKENFADKRKTEISSTEIGTINDEDLIPSNDVAITLTTNGYVKRINIDEYKTQNRGGVGSNTATTYQDDDLSSILITNTHTDLLIFTSLAKVYRLRAYEIPEQSKLGKGIPFINLISIQKDEKVISMLSVSEYKTGNYLVTVSKKGIIKKTDIIHYQRINSNGKIALGLKDGDELQRAFIVKDGDEIIIGASNGHVVRFLSDELRTLSRISEGVKAIKLEPKDEVVGASTTSEGNYILALGEFGFGKKTLIDEYRITSRGAKGVKTINSEKAGRLTYIGNVKGTEEILILTKQGVAIRTPLSQIAETSRNTKGVKIISLKEKDSIKAIAKIEGIAEN; encoded by the coding sequence ATGTTTTTTGATGAAGAAGATAAAAAAGATGACTTAAAAAAATATTTAGTTGAAGATGAAGAAATAAAAACAGTTTTTCAAAAAGAAGAAAAAAAAGAAGAGGAAGATGAGGAAGAAATTGCTCCTCAAGATAAAGAGGAATATGTAGTTTCTTCTCAATTAATCGAATCAGAGACTTCGGGTATTATACCTAAAGCAATATCAGATGAAATGCGTAATTCTTTTTTAGAATATGCTATGTCTGTTATTGTTTCAAGAGCATTACCGGATGCAAGAGACGGTTTAAAACCCGTTCATAGAAGAATTTTATATGGAATGAGTGAATTAGGTATTACTCATTCTGTAGCGCATAAAAAATCTGCTAGAATAGTTGGTGATGTTTTAGGTAAATATCACCCACATGGAGACTCATCAGTTTATGATGCTATGGTTCGTATGGCTCAAGATTTTTCATTAAGATATCCATTAATTGATGGTCATGGTAATTTCGGTTCAATCGATGGTGACGAAGCTGCAGCTATGCGTTATACAGAAGCAAGAATGTCTAAAATCGCTTCATTAATGGTAGAAAGTATTAAAAAAGACACTGTTGATTTTATACCTAATTATGATGGTTCAGAAGTAGAGCCAAGTATTTTACCTTCAAAAATACCTAATCTTTTAGTTTCGGGTGTTACAGGTATTGCAGTTGGTATGGCAACAACAATACCACCTCACAATTTAGGTGAAGTTATTGATGCAACAATTGCATTAGCTAAAAATCCTGATATTACAATAAATGAATTAATGGAATATATCAAAGGTCCTGATTTCCCTACTGGAGCAATGATTTTAGGGAAAAGTGGAGTTTTAAAAGCTTATGAAACAGGTAGAGGTTCTTTTATTTTAAGATCAAAGGTTAGAATTGAAGAATTTAAAAACGGAAAAAGTAAAATAATAGTTTACGAAATACCTTATGAAGTAAAAAAACCTGTATTAATAGAAAAAATAGTTCAATTAATAAAAGAAAAGAAAATTGAAGGAATTTCTGATATCAGAGATGAAACTTCAAGAGAAGGAATCAGGGTTGTATTTGACATTAAAAAAGGATTTATTCCTGAAGTTGTATTAAATAATCTCTATAAATTAACATCATTACAAATAAGTTATTCTATCAATATGATCGCTTTGGTTAAAGGTGAACCTAAATTATTAAATTTAAAACAAGCATTAGAAGTTTATTTAGAACACCAAGTAGATGTTTTTACAAGAAGGTTACAGTTTGATTTAAAAAAAGCCGAAGAAAGAGTTCGTATTCTTGAAGGTTTAAAAATAGCCATTGAAAATATAGACGAAGTTATTCAAATAATTAAAACTTCTAAATCTGACGCCGAGGCTCAAGGAAAATTAGCAGATAGATTTAAATTAACACAAATCCAAACAAAAGCAATTATTGAAATGAGATTAAGTAGATTAACAGGATTAGCTGTTGAAAAATTAATTTCTGAAATGGATGAACTATATCAAAAAATAAAAGAACTAAAAGAAATTTTAGACTCAAAAAATAAACTAATAGAATTGATAATTAAAGAATTAAATGAAGTTAAAGAAAATTTCGCAGATAAGCGTAAAACAGAAATTAGTTCTACAGAAATCGGGACTATTAATGATGAAGATTTAATACCATCCAATGATGTAGCAATAACATTAACAACAAATGGTTACGTAAAAAGAATTAATATTGATGAGTATAAAACCCAAAATAGAGGTGGTGTTGGTTCTAACACAGCTACAACATATCAAGATGATGATTTAAGTTCAATATTAATTACTAATACGCACACAGATTTATTAATATTTACAAGCTTAGCAAAAGTTTATAGATTAAGAGCTTATGAAATTCCTGAACAATCTAAACTAGGAAAAGGAATTCCTTTTATTAATTTAATATCAATACAAAAAGATGAAAAAGTTATTTCTATGCTATCTGTTTCGGAATATAAAACAGGAAATTATTTAGTTACAGTATCCAAAAAAGGAATAATTAAAAAAACAGATATAATTCATTATCAAAGAATTAATTCAAACGGTAAAATTGCTTTAGGTCTAAAAGATGGCGATGAATTACAAAGAGCCTTTATTGTAAAAGATGGTGATGAAATTATTATTGGTGCATCTAATGGTCATGTTGTAAGATTTTTAAGCGACGAATTAAGAACCTTATCAAGAATATCAGAAGGTGTTAAAGCAATTAAATTAGAACCAAAGGATGAAGTTGTAGGAGCTTCTACAACTTCAGAAGGTAATTATATATTAGCTCTAGGAGAGTTTGGATTTGGAAAAAAAACATTAATTGATGAATACAGAATTACATCACGTGGAGCTAAGGGTGTTAAAACAATAAATAGTGAAAAAGCCGGAAGATTAACTTATATAGGTAATGTAAAAGGGACAGAAGAAATTCTAATTTTAACTAAACAAGGTGTAGCAATAAGAACGCCTTTAAGTCAAATTGCTGAAACTTCCAGAAATACTAAAGGAGTAAAAATTATTTCTTTAAAAGAAAAAGATTCTATTAAAGCGATTGCAAAAATAGAAGGTATAGCTGAAAATTAA
- a CDS encoding Na/Pi cotransporter family protein translates to MTFQTTSLAIIFALASLSLFIFSTKKLSTSLKNIGDNKFKKVIKIISKNNFISLLFGVFFTTLIQSSDGAMALIMGLLAAKFIGLKVAIAFLLGANIGTATTSLIVSFQSAFQFTEYFILFMFIGVFGSLLTKKERASHIFLILLSIGMVFFSLKIMSGAAKQIVKEDFFKNSLSFVAINPWSSFGFSFILTGIMQSSSATVTLYQVVFNEADFVLELPSAIALVFGANLGTTVTGLIVSLTSRNENSKKIAIIWGFTNLSISLLLLPFLYPFTFYADFIKILVPSQKALQLSIAHLFFNFILVFIYFWNIKYLEKLVNLIIKTKETNSEFNIILPEELLGQNASLALKVAKKALYSQGQISLEGIKILNKYISEGDQKELKRYEDLENIIDDTRTSIYNYLIRISSENLTKEEAKTHLSLILSSRSIDKIMGLGNSIITEMNKIYSSKNDNFFNINADILVEIKELTNLITQLLKNSIDQLEENNKERSQFIDKLAANINALTFNFAKSNVDRLKTNEGKEQLELDFDYSILLRTIERIAHHCQRINHYIKNSRLKVKRISEKEHTTFIELDK, encoded by the coding sequence ATGACTTTTCAAACGACTTCATTAGCTATAATTTTTGCATTAGCTAGCTTATCTTTATTTATATTTTCAACTAAAAAATTATCAACTAGTTTGAAAAATATTGGTGATAATAAATTTAAAAAAGTAATTAAAATTATTTCCAAAAATAATTTTATATCATTATTATTTGGTGTATTTTTTACTACATTAATACAATCATCTGATGGTGCAATGGCGCTAATAATGGGACTTTTAGCTGCTAAATTTATTGGTTTAAAAGTTGCTATAGCGTTTTTATTGGGAGCTAATATAGGAACTGCTACCACATCTCTTATTGTTTCATTTCAATCTGCGTTTCAATTTACTGAATACTTTATTTTATTTATGTTTATTGGGGTATTTGGTTCTTTACTAACTAAAAAAGAAAGAGCATCTCATATATTTTTAATTCTTTTATCAATAGGTATGGTGTTTTTTTCCTTAAAAATTATGTCCGGTGCAGCAAAACAAATCGTTAAAGAAGATTTTTTTAAAAATTCTTTATCTTTTGTAGCTATAAATCCTTGATCTTCTTTTGGTTTTTCTTTCATATTAACAGGAATAATGCAATCTTCAAGTGCAACCGTTACACTTTATCAAGTTGTTTTTAATGAAGCTGATTTTGTTTTAGAACTTCCTTCAGCTATCGCACTGGTTTTTGGAGCAAATTTAGGTACAACAGTTACTGGTTTAATAGTTTCACTAACTTCAAGAAACGAAAATTCTAAAAAAATAGCAATTATTTGAGGATTCACTAATTTATCAATTTCGTTACTACTATTGCCTTTTCTTTATCCTTTTACTTTTTATGCGGATTTTATTAAAATTTTAGTTCCATCACAAAAAGCATTACAACTATCTATTGCTCATTTATTCTTTAATTTTATATTAGTATTTATTTACTTTTGAAATATTAAATATCTAGAAAAATTAGTTAACTTAATTATTAAAACAAAGGAAACAAATTCTGAATTTAATATCATTTTACCAGAGGAATTATTAGGACAAAATGCCTCATTAGCATTAAAAGTAGCTAAAAAAGCACTTTATTCACAAGGTCAAATTTCGTTAGAGGGAATAAAAATATTAAATAAATATATATCTGAAGGAGATCAAAAAGAACTCAAAAGATATGAAGACTTAGAAAATATCATTGATGACACAAGGACATCAATTTATAATTATTTAATTAGAATAAGCTCTGAAAATTTAACTAAAGAAGAAGCGAAAACACATCTTTCATTAATACTTTCTTCTCGTTCTATTGATAAAATTATGGGATTAGGTAATTCTATAATTACAGAAATGAATAAAATTTATAGTTCCAAAAATGATAATTTCTTTAATATTAATGCAGATATTTTGGTCGAAATTAAAGAACTAACCAATTTAATTACTCAACTTTTAAAAAATTCAATTGATCAATTAGAAGAAAATAATAAAGAAAGAAGTCAATTTATTGATAAATTAGCAGCAAATATTAATGCTCTTACTTTTAATTTTGCTAAATCAAATGTTGATAGATTAAAAACAAACGAAGGAAAAGAACAATTAGAATTAGACTTTGATTACAGCATATTATTAAGAACTATTGAAAGAATCGCTCACCACTGTCAAAGAATAAACCATTACATCAAAAATTCTAGATTAAAAGTAAAAAGAATTTCAGAAAAAGAACACACCACATTTATTGAATTAGATAAATAA
- the rpsG gene encoding 30S ribosomal protein S7, with protein sequence MSRRKQAPIRDVLADPIFNSKLVTKLVNAIMLDGKKSTAQTILYSAFDIVKEKTGKDPLEVFQQAINNITPQLEIRSRRVGGTNYQVPMEVSARRKQTLSLRWLINYSRLRAEKTMDLRLANEIIDASNNTGGAIKKKEDTHKMAEANKAFAHFRW encoded by the coding sequence ATGTCAAGAAGAAAACAAGCACCTATTCGTGATGTTTTAGCAGATCCAATTTTTAACTCAAAATTAGTTACTAAATTAGTTAATGCTATTATGTTAGATGGTAAAAAATCAACAGCTCAAACAATTTTATATTCAGCTTTTGATATTGTTAAAGAAAAAACAGGAAAAGATCCATTAGAAGTTTTTCAACAAGCAATTAATAATATAACTCCACAACTTGAAATTAGATCAAGACGTGTTGGAGGAACAAACTACCAAGTTCCAATGGAAGTTTCAGCTAGAAGAAAACAAACATTATCTTTAAGATGATTAATAAATTACTCAAGATTAAGAGCTGAAAAAACAATGGATTTAAGATTAGCTAATGAAATCATTGATGCATCAAATAATACAGGTGGAGCAATTAAGAAGAAAGAAGATACACACAAAATGGCAGAAGCTAATAAAGCATTTGCTCATTTTAGATGATAA
- the rsgA gene encoding ribosome small subunit-dependent GTPase A, protein MEKGKVIRIIAGFYDILDQNNNVIRLRGSGKLRNSDVLPVVGDIVEYEKNGMVNKILERKNFFIRPKIANIDQVIVVISLKEPDFSSFLLDKFLLIIESKKIKPIIIFTKVDLFLDFDLIAKDYKKMNYDFFFINNKEKESENIKKLKPLFKNKISVFMGQTGVGKTSLINNLSDQDFQTQEISKSLNRGKHTTRVVQMIEWNGGFLIDTPGFSSFSLDINKEEINQSFAIFRENFIYCKYRSCLHYKENEEDCKIKLMVKQEEIPLFRYENYINLLKEFLKGKNEKN, encoded by the coding sequence ATGGAAAAAGGAAAAGTAATAAGAATAATTGCGGGTTTTTATGACATTTTAGATCAAAATAATAATGTTATCAGATTAAGAGGGAGTGGAAAATTAAGAAATTCCGATGTATTACCCGTTGTTGGTGATATTGTAGAATACGAAAAAAATGGAATGGTAAATAAAATTTTAGAAAGAAAAAACTTTTTTATTAGACCTAAAATTGCAAACATTGATCAAGTTATAGTTGTTATCTCGCTTAAAGAACCTGACTTTAGTTCTTTTCTTTTAGATAAATTTTTATTAATTATAGAATCTAAAAAAATAAAGCCCATAATAATTTTTACAAAAGTAGATTTATTTTTAGATTTTGATCTTATTGCAAAAGACTATAAAAAAATGAATTATGATTTTTTCTTTATAAATAACAAAGAAAAAGAAAGTGAAAACATAAAAAAACTTAAGCCATTATTTAAGAACAAAATTTCAGTTTTTATGGGCCAAACAGGAGTTGGCAAAACAAGTTTAATTAATAATTTATCAGATCAAGATTTTCAAACACAAGAAATATCGAAATCTTTAAACAGAGGAAAACACACTACTAGAGTTGTTCAAATGATTGAATGAAATGGTGGATTTTTGATAGACACTCCCGGGTTTTCTTCTTTTTCGCTAGATATTAATAAAGAAGAAATAAATCAATCTTTTGCTATATTTAGAGAAAATTTTATTTATTGCAAATATAGAAGTTGCCTACATTACAAAGAAAACGAAGAAGATTGTAAAATTAAATTAATGGTAAAACAAGAAGAAATACCTTTATTCAGGTACGAAAATTACATAAATTTATTAAAGGAATTTTTGAAAGGTAAAAATGAAAAAAATTAG